The sequence TTTGTACTTGGCATATCGTTTCCCAAATTGGAGACCCGGTAGACTTACCGATTTTATTTTGCCATTGGAAGGTTTGATTTCCTATATGGAGTCAATTTGGAGGTTGTTAGGTAGCGGGTCTCATTGGAAAGATCTCGCGCGTTTATTATCCAGATTCCCGTTAGTTATATTATTTTTTTTGGGATTGTTTTTACCATTTACAGGACAAATTCGAAAAGGTTGGGAATTCCGAATTTCATTTTTGTTTATCATGTTTATGGTGGGAACCGCCGGGTATTATCATTTTTGGTCTGTATATGAAAATGTATCGCGTATGTTTACCTTGTCGATTCCCGTTTTACTATTGTTACTCAATGAAGATAGAACCATTCGAAAACAAGAATATTTTTTAATGACTCTTTTGATTTTAGTTTTGTTTCTAATAAAAGTATTACTGATTTCTAGACAGTTAAATTACCAAGTTGGATTCTAAAAATTAGAATCCTTCTGGATTTGAAAACTTTGTTTTGCCTCTGCGTTTAGTTTTTGGATTTCTTCTTTTTTAAAGATCATTTCAAAACCATCATTTGTCACAAAATGGATGTAAGGTGAATCTGACTCTTTTACCAAATTTCGCAATTGGTCCAATGATTGGATTTGTACCCCATTCATTGTTTTTAAAATCATTTGGTTTGCCGTATGGTAGGCTTTGTTTCCGGAAAGGGGTAGTACTTGGGATAAAAATACAATTTTCCCTTCGTTGCTGTTCCTTTTAATCCGGTAAAAATCATTGAGAAAAAGAAGCTCTTTATTAACGCGATTTCTCCATTGGTTTCCATGTTCTGTTAGGTATTGTTCTGATAATTCTTGAAAGATCATTCCTGCTAACATAAGATATTTGGGGGTTTGGAATCTAGAATTCCCATAAGGAATGCGGATAGCAGATTCCGGTAGCGGTTTTAAATCCATTTCGAGTGAAACTGGTTTTTTGTTTCTGAATACTTTTAATTTAATTTTTTTTCCAAAAAAAGACTCGGTATCATTTACATTATGGAACAAATAAGATAGATTAAGTTTTCCAAACTTGGGATGCTCAAAATATCCTTTAGGGTCTATTTTAAAATTGGTCACTTCGAGTAAAATATCTTCTAATTGTAAAATTCCATCAGCTGATGATCCTGGATAGATCTCTGCTACTAAAACACCGAGGTCATCTTTTCTTAATCCATAATCATTTCTTGAAGCACTATCGATCAGTGGTTTGAAACGAAAACCTTTGAATGGAATGGATTTACCTTCGATAAAATGTTTGATTGCAAAAGAAGGAATCACTCTACCCATATTATTTTCTTTAAATTGGTAAAGGATACCTTGCGGAATGCGGGCGGTTGCATCTACGACGAGTTCACCCACACCATCTAGTTTGTCTTCCGATTGTACTTCGATGTAAGGAAGTTCTATATATCCACTAGAATAAGAATCCATATCCAAACGAATCATTCTTATTTTTTTCTCTTCCAAACCTCTTTGGTCTTTACTTTCCATCACAAGGCCATTCCCCGGTAAAAAAATTTCACTAGGGAAGGTAACTGCTTTGAGATCTTTTGCCGTATTGGGATCATTGAGTTTTAAAATAGCAAGACCTAAATCAGGATCTAGTCGTTCTAATTCTGCAGTAAAGACTTTAAGAGTATCAGGTTTTTTAATTTCAATGTTTGTATAAAAATAAATCGCTTGGGCAGGGATTAAAACTTTATTCTCCCCGATATAAATGCCTGTGGATTGGCGGATCTCTGGATTTTTAAACCTCCAGGGTTGGATGAAATGGGGGTATTGGACTGTTACTTTTACTTGAAGGATGGAGCTATCGGTTGGTGCAACGGGATTCGATTTTCCATGTAAAATTCCAGTAAAAAAGAGAAAAAATAGAAAAGTAAATGTAGATATTCGATTTATAAACAACATTAGATCAATTTCCTGTTAGGTGGTATAATTTTTTAATTTCAAGATCGGCACGTTCAGCTTCTTCTCGATCCATAATCAAAGGCAATTGGATCCCATAAAATTGGATTCGTAAGGTTTTTTCTTTCGAAGATGCCACCATTTCTTTTAAGTGATTTAAGTTTTTAATCCTAACACCATTTAAAGATTCCACAACCATATTCAAATAAAAGTCGGAATTGGAATTGATCGGATGTGGTAACTTTCTATATAATACAACATCCTCTGATTGACCATCGGAAAGAGTCGTGGCATCATAAAATCGATAAACTAGGAGACTCCCCCCTTGGGTTTGTCCATTTTTACTCCATGCTTCCAGTAAATCTCTATTGACTGTTTGGATGACTAGGCCACCAAACACAAGATAGTCGTAATTGACTCCATATCGTGCTCTTTGGTTTTCCATTTGTGGCATTTTTTTTGCCGCAAATTTTACCTTCATCTTTTTTTTATCACGAATTAGATCAAACTGGATCTCTTCTCCCGCAAACTTATTATCCACAACTTCTAAAAAATCTATGGAATTTGATTCTAATAAATTTCCATTCCTTCCAATTTTACGTCCATCGATAGCGGTTAAATAATCCCTTGGTTTTAGATATCCATCCGCAGATCCTTGGTTTAATACCTTTGTAACAAATACACCTTCTTCTCCATTGGGGATTCCATAGAATTGTCTATGCGATTCAGAAAAAGAGGATTGTGTTTGGATTCCCAATTCAACATAACCGTGATAAATTCCATCTTCAATGTCTTTTAGAAAATGTTGGATTACCGCTGTTGGGATAATGTAACCAATATTTTCTCCTTTGGTGGATGCTTGGAAAGCGACACCCACTACCTTGCCATTCTGAAGGGCTGGGCCTCCGGAATTCCCTGGATTGATGGCAGCATCTACTTGTACAACCAAATGACTATCAATTTGGGAATGAGCATAGGTTGATTGTTCAATACGCGAAACAATTCCTCGGCTAACAGAGATTTTGTTCCCACCAATAGGGTAACCCACGATGTCTACAGGACTTGCAAGTTCTGGTAAAGTTCCCAGTTCTAAGTAATTGCTATCATTATAAAATTCTGGGTCAGAAACTTCCAGTAGCGCCAAATCACAATCATGCGCAATAAATAATACTTTTAATTCGTACCACTCTGTTTGGTTGTTCCGTTGGGTCTCCATAAATTTGGCATTGGAAACCACATGGGCATTGGTAAGGATGCGGTTTTTGGAAATTAAAAAACCAGAGCCGGTCGATGCGGAAATCCCAGACGACATCCAAGGAGAGAAGGGATCTTTCGCTTGTGAAAACACTCGGATTTGAACTACAGATTTCCTGATTTCGTCAATGGATTGTCTGGATTCTTCGGCTTGCAGTGGGCTTAGGAATAAACTTATAAAAAATAAAATAGTACTCGCAAAGAGAGACGGGTAGTGGAAAATTTTTTTCTGTTTTTGCATGAGTTTGTTTGAATCCATTATATTCGGAGTTACCGCCTTTTTTTCACTGATAGCCGGTATTGTCTCCTTTAGAAAGAATCCTCGGACCAGGATGAAAACAAGTTTTTCAGTTCTCGCAGCTTTTTTCTGTATCGGTGATTTGACAATTCTTGGCGACACTTTGTTCTTAGAAAACTCAATCTTAAACCAACCTCATACCATTTCTACCTATCTTGTATTTGAATCTTTTATTCTATTGTATTTTGGATTACAATTTCCCACATTTTTTCGTAACTTTCCTCGTTTGGTCGTTATTTGTTCCTTTGTTTTAGGAATGGGAATTATGTTATTATTTATCGATTTGGGGCTTCTAAACGAAGTATATCCAATGGCTAGTTTAATCTTATTAAAATACTATTATAACACTTATTATGTGTTGGCTTTTTTGGCATTCGCTTATTTAATCATTGCTAAACTCCAATACAATTTCCCCGCCATACAAAAGTTTATGGAGTATATTTATTTTGCTACTTTTATCACTTGTGTATTTTTTATACTTCTTTGTTTTTTCCCAACCTGGATCCCTTTAACTACCAAGTATTTTTTACACTTTTTCCTATTCTTAAATTTGTTATTCCTTTCTTGTTTCGTGGTCTTTATGTTCCATTATTCGTTCACAGAAAATTATTTGACTCATCCGTTTTCCTTTCTTTTTGAACGATCCAAAAAAATTTTTGAAGACCAAATTCTTGCGACAAGATCACATTCAAGACTCATCAAAGAAAAACTTTGGAGTTTGTATGACAAAAGGAATTGGCGCCAAATTATGGATAGTTTTTGGTTTCAGATTCTTGTGGATGAAACCTTAGACAATGCCTTAGAACACGGAGGCAAAAGAGAAGACGATATCATTACCGTTCATGTTTTTGAATCACGTCAATATATCGATGTTTATGTGATCGATAGCGGAAAAGGATTTAATCCACGGCATGTTCCCAGTCCCACGGAATCAGATAGGAAATTGATCACTGGGGGAAGGGGAATTCATATTTTAAAAAAATTATTTGTGGTAAGGTGGAATTTTCTAGGTAACGAGGTAAGTATTCGAGTGGATAAAACAAAGAGTTCTGATTGGAAGTCTACATAACCTAACCAAAACTCTTTGTAATGAATCATCTTTTTAGTTTACTTCGTTGAATCAGTGTCCTTCAAATTCGCAAATCGAAAATACATCAATCCCATAAGTATCTTTAATTCGTTTCGCACCACCTAAGTCTGGCAAGTTGATGATGGTAGAACATTCATGAATTACACCTTTTAGGTTTTGAATGAGTTTGATCGATGCTTCTAAAGTCCCACCTGTTGCAATTAAGTCATCCATAATCAAAACTCTATCACCAGGACTAATCGCATCTGTATGAATTTCTACGTGGTCTACCCCGTACTCCAAAGCATAGGATTCAGAAATTGTGGTTCCTGGTAATTTTCCTTTTTTCCGAATCGGAACAAATCCTACCCCGAGTTGGAAGGCAAGGGCTGCACCGGGAATAAAACCCCTCGCATCAATGGCAGCGATTTTATTCAATTTAGCATTTTGGTATCGTTCTACAAACATTCCAATGGTGAGTTGGAAACCTTCTGGATCAATGAGAAGGGAAGTAATATCTCGAAAAAGAATTCCTGGTTTTGGGTAGTCGGGAATGGTACGAATCTTTGATTTAACAATGGACATAATAGGATGAAACCAAAGAAGACTAGGGCTTTGCAATAAAAAAAGGCCGGCAAATTGCCGACCTTTCCTTCAGAGATACCGTAAATACTGTATCTTTTGAAACTTTTATCTCATTTGTTTGAGAGCTAAGATTCTTTCCTCTAAAGCAGGGTGAGTTGCAAATAGGGAAAGGAACCCCCCTTTGTTGGAAGATATTTTAAGGGAAGCCAAAGCCTCTCCTCTTGGATCTTCTGGCATCTCCACCATTTGGCGAAGGGATTCTAATGCAGAGATCATTGACTCTCTTCCCGCAAGTTTGGCTCCACCAGCATCAGCACGGAACTCTCTTTGGCGTGAGAAGTAAGCCACCGCCATCGAACCAAGAATGGAGAATACAATGTCTAGTGCAATGGTAACAACAATTCTTACAATTTGTGCCATTTCTTCTTTCACTGCATTTGATGCGATGTAGGCAATGATACGAGAGAAGAACATGGCAAATGAGTTCACAACACCTTGGATGAGAGTGAGTGTCACCATGTCACCGTTGGCAACGTGTGACAATTCGTGTGCCAGTACACCTTCTAGTTCCTGCGCATTCATACGATTCAGAAGTCCCGAAGAAACAGCAACGAGTGCACTCGATTTACTTGGGCCTGTCGCAAACGCATTCACTTCTGGAGATTCGTAAATCCCTACTTCCGGCATAGGAAGGTGGGCTCTTTGTGCGAGTGATTGCACACGACGATATACATCCATCTCAGGAGCCGAAGCTTTTTTAGGATCGATGACTTTCACACCCATCGTCCATTTTGCCATCATTTTAGAAAGTAAAAGGGATATGAAAGATCCCGCCATACCCCACATTAAACAGAATACAATGAGCCTAGTTAAATCTAAACCATAGGCGCGGATACTAAATCCCATTGAACCAAGTAATGTGGTCACGATGGAGATAGTAGTCATAATCAATATATTAGTTAACAGGAAAAAACCGATTCGTTTGATCCAAGTCATAGGAAATTGTTCTCCTTATGGTCCTTTGTAAGACCTACTCTTTAGACTGAAACAGTAATTGTTTCATCAAAAGATTACAAGCAAATTAATGTTCTAATTTTCCTGCTTTTCCTTTTGCATCCAGGAACCAAACCAATAAAAATAAGGTCGTTAGGGATAAATAGGCAATCGGAAAGTCAAAGTTTGCTAATTCTGTAAACCGGTTGAGAATGGCATTCCCTTGCAATTCGTAAGCATGGATCCAGCCGATCATAGAAAGGATTGCGGCAATCGTTGCCCAAATGGCAGCTTTATTCCACTCTCTTTCTAAAACAAAAACTACCATCGCCGACCATATCATGGAAGTGATGAGAAATCCTTGTGACAAGGCAAGTACACCGCTTAACGCATAAGGAAGAAAAGTCAAATGAGGAGGAATGTCCGATAAAGAAAAATGGATGGTTTGTTTTACACCTAACTCTTGCAAGGTTGATTGTAATTTCCCATCTAAAAAGATAAAAACATTTTGGATGATAAGGACTGCCCAACCAGCAAAGGCTGGTAAAAGTCCCACTACTACAGCAGGAGAATGGTGTTTGGGAATTGCTTGGAAAGCTTGGCTTGTGATCACAATTCCTATCCAGAGGACAATGGCCATTCCTGCCTCTATGGGAATGAGAGCTTGGATGAGTCCCATAAGTCCAAATAAACTTACGAAAGTCATAAATACGCCAGAAAGCATCGAATAACTATGTTTAGCTCCGAGTGCCTTCCAACCTGGGTGACCAATATAAATGGTTGTGGGGAATGGAGAACCAAAGGCAGTGCCCGCTAGTGTCCCAAGACCATTCACAAGTAATGAAGTCTTCGTATCAAAACTATCTCCTGAGGCTTCCGCTGATTCAATGTTTTGAAGAGAACCAATCACATTAAAAATTCCCATAGGAAGGATGACTGAAAAATAGGCTTTTATATTGGCGTAGGTTAGTGTATCGAGTAGGGGGCTTAGGGAAAGTTTTGGGAAATAAATCCCCAAAGTTTCTAATCCACTTTCGATGGCTCCCGGTTTGTAAATGGGATCTCCCCAAAAACCAGAAAGGAAAGATAATAGGATTCCAATTAAAACGGAAAGTAATCCGCCGGGAATGCCAAATGGAAAACGTACCTTCCCAAAGTATTGTAATAAAATAACACCTAGCGGAATAAAGGCGATGATCGGTCTTTCGAAGGTGCGAAGTAAAAAGTCCATCGAGATAAAAGTGATGGCGATTCCTGCTAAAGCAGAGAGTAATGCTGCTCTAGGCGTATATTTACGAATTTTTGCAGCAACAAAAGAGCCAATGACTTCAATACAGCCAGAGATAAAGGAAACGAGTAGACCCGCTTTCCAAGCAGAGATATAATCACCTGTAGCTTGATAGGTGGGAAACATAACAAAAAACACAAAAGCAAAAAGGGAAACTGTATTGATTCCATAAGGAATTGCTGTAACATCTGTTCGTTTCGTTTTTTGCCCTAATTTCCAAGCCTGCCATGCATAAAATACATTTCCAACGAGTAAGGAAACGGCAGCTCCCGGTAAAACTACAGAGGTAACAAAAATCAGGGGGAAACCACAAACTCCGATACAAAGGGCAGAAAGAACCAAAATTTGGATGAGGTTGTCTACCATGAGACCAAAAAAACCGTCGAGGTCTCCTCTAGTGATGGTAAAAAAATTCATTCGTTTCGTTTCCCTCCAAAATCAACACGTATTACATTCCCATCCCCTGTGATCTCAGGTTTTGTCACTTTTGGTTTAGCATTGGATTCTTCTGCACCAGGTGCCACTTCCACTTGTAAAAATCTGAGTTGCGTTGCTGAATTTTGAAACTTGTCGTAAATTCGAAATACAGCATCCCAAGGAATCACAGTAGGTTCCCAAGCCGATCCAAATTGAAGTTCTGCAAATAAATAATCAGGTTTGCTATCTAATACTTTTACCGCTTTGTCACCAAACACGAGTACGATGCCAGATTCTTTTTCTGCATTGAGTAAACCACGTTTTCCAATTTCTAATTTTGGATGAGGCATTACATGGATATAAAATACTCCAAACCGTTCCCAATAAAGATTGAATAAATCTCGTTTAAACTCACGTAATGTTGTGATTTCTTCCTGCGTGAGGTTTTGGCTCATAAATTCCTTTTACCATGTGAAGTTTTTTCCCACTCGATGTATTCGTCGTGGATTTTATATTCAGGGATAATGTCTTTGAAAGCAGCGAAAATTTCTCTATTTTTATTGGCTTTTGCAAGAGAAAACAATCGGTTTAATTTGTTCTGGAAAAGAAGTAGGTTGTAGTTTTCTAAAGGGGCAGCAATCCGAATTTTTGGATGGTGTGTTTTTTTAATTCCTTCCTGGTTTAAGAGAAGTTCTTCGTATAACTTTTCTCCTGGACGTAGCCCAGAAAACTCAATTGCAATGTCTTTGTGAGGAGTATAACCGGAAAGACGAATCATCTCTTCTGCTAAAGATAAAATTTTGACCGGTTCACCCATATCCAAAAGGAAAATTTCGCCATGTTCACCCATACTACCAGCTTGTAACACGAGTTGTGTGGCTTCTGGGATGGTCATAAAATACCGAATGACATCTGGATGAGTCACAGTCACGGGACCACCACGTTTGATTTGTTCTCTGAAACGTGGGATCACACTTCCATTGGAACCGAGTACGTTTCCAAAGCGAACGGTAATGAATTTGGTTCTAGAATTTTGAGAAATATGTTGTAAGTAAATTTCTGCGGCACGTTTTGAGGCTCCCATAACGTTTACAGGATTCACAGCTTTGTCTGTAGAAATGAGAACAAAACGATCGACACCAATAAGGCGGCAAACATCTGCTACATTTTTAGTTCCCATTACATTGTTTAAAACGGCTTCTGATGGGTTGATTTCCATCATTGGTACATGTTTGTATGCAGCGGAATGAAACACTACAGAAGGGCGGTGTTCTTCAAAAACGGCAGAAATACGAGATAGGTTTTTTACATCTGCCACAACAGGCCGAATATCAATATTTAAATCGGCAAAACTTTTTCTAAGTTCATAATCAATTTCGTATAACGGAGTTTCGGCGGCATCCAAAATGACAAGTACACTTGGTTTAAAAAGCGCCACTTGCCTACAAATTTCTGAACCAATGGAACCACCAGCTCCTGTGACTAGGATGACTCGTTTCTCCAAATATGACCGAATGGATTCAATTTCTAAATCAACCGTGGGTCTACCCAAAAGGTCTTCTACTTGTACTTCACGAAGTTGTGTGATGTTTGGTTTTGCCGATAGATATTCACCAAACGTTGGTAAAATTTTAAAATCAACACCGGCACCTTCACATTCTTTTTTCAGTTTACTCACCACACGTCCGTCAGGTTGAGGAACGGTCATAATCACTTTTTTGACACCGTATTGGACAAGAACCTTACCAATTTCATCTGTGGACCCAAGAATGGGAACCCCTTGGATGTACCCACCTTTTTTGGAAAGGTTGTCATCTAAAAATCCAATGGGTTGGTAGTCTAAGTCAACATTTCGCCTGATCTCTGTTAAGAAAGAACTTCCCAGTTTACCAGC comes from Leptospira bandrabouensis and encodes:
- a CDS encoding PDZ domain-containing protein, with amino-acid sequence MLFINRISTFTFLFFLFFTGILHGKSNPVAPTDSSILQVKVTVQYPHFIQPWRFKNPEIRQSTGIYIGENKVLIPAQAIYFYTNIEIKKPDTLKVFTAELERLDPDLGLAILKLNDPNTAKDLKAVTFPSEIFLPGNGLVMESKDQRGLEEKKIRMIRLDMDSYSSGYIELPYIEVQSEDKLDGVGELVVDATARIPQGILYQFKENNMGRVIPSFAIKHFIEGKSIPFKGFRFKPLIDSASRNDYGLRKDDLGVLVAEIYPGSSADGILQLEDILLEVTNFKIDPKGYFEHPKFGKLNLSYLFHNVNDTESFFGKKIKLKVFRNKKPVSLEMDLKPLPESAIRIPYGNSRFQTPKYLMLAGMIFQELSEQYLTEHGNQWRNRVNKELLFLNDFYRIKRNSNEGKIVFLSQVLPLSGNKAYHTANQMILKTMNGVQIQSLDQLRNLVKESDSPYIHFVTNDGFEMIFKKEEIQKLNAEAKQSFQIQKDSNF
- a CDS encoding S1C family serine protease — protein: MPAISEKKAVTPNIMDSNKLMQKQKKIFHYPSLFASTILFFISLFLSPLQAEESRQSIDEIRKSVVQIRVFSQAKDPFSPWMSSGISASTGSGFLISKNRILTNAHVVSNAKFMETQRNNQTEWYELKVLFIAHDCDLALLEVSDPEFYNDSNYLELGTLPELASPVDIVGYPIGGNKISVSRGIVSRIEQSTYAHSQIDSHLVVQVDAAINPGNSGGPALQNGKVVGVAFQASTKGENIGYIIPTAVIQHFLKDIEDGIYHGYVELGIQTQSSFSESHRQFYGIPNGEEGVFVTKVLNQGSADGYLKPRDYLTAIDGRKIGRNGNLLESNSIDFLEVVDNKFAGEEIQFDLIRDKKKMKVKFAAKKMPQMENQRARYGVNYDYLVFGGLVIQTVNRDLLEAWSKNGQTQGGSLLVYRFYDATTLSDGQSEDVVLYRKLPHPINSNSDFYLNMVVESLNGVRIKNLNHLKEMVASSKEKTLRIQFYGIQLPLIMDREEAERADLEIKKLYHLTGN
- a CDS encoding ATP-binding protein — translated: MKTSFSVLAAFFCIGDLTILGDTLFLENSILNQPHTISTYLVFESFILLYFGLQFPTFFRNFPRLVVICSFVLGMGIMLLFIDLGLLNEVYPMASLILLKYYYNTYYVLAFLAFAYLIIAKLQYNFPAIQKFMEYIYFATFITCVFFILLCFFPTWIPLTTKYFLHFFLFLNLLFLSCFVVFMFHYSFTENYLTHPFSFLFERSKKIFEDQILATRSHSRLIKEKLWSLYDKRNWRQIMDSFWFQILVDETLDNALEHGGKREDDIITVHVFESRQYIDVYVIDSGKGFNPRHVPSPTESDRKLITGGRGIHILKKLFVVRWNFLGNEVSIRVDKTKSSDWKST
- a CDS encoding adenine phosphoribosyltransferase gives rise to the protein MSIVKSKIRTIPDYPKPGILFRDITSLLIDPEGFQLTIGMFVERYQNAKLNKIAAIDARGFIPGAALAFQLGVGFVPIRKKGKLPGTTISESYALEYGVDHVEIHTDAISPGDRVLIMDDLIATGGTLEASIKLIQNLKGVIHECSTIINLPDLGGAKRIKDTYGIDVFSICEFEGH
- the htpX gene encoding protease HtpX, which produces MTWIKRIGFFLLTNILIMTTISIVTTLLGSMGFSIRAYGLDLTRLIVFCLMWGMAGSFISLLLSKMMAKWTMGVKVIDPKKASAPEMDVYRRVQSLAQRAHLPMPEVGIYESPEVNAFATGPSKSSALVAVSSGLLNRMNAQELEGVLAHELSHVANGDMVTLTLIQGVVNSFAMFFSRIIAYIASNAVKEEMAQIVRIVVTIALDIVFSILGSMAVAYFSRQREFRADAGGAKLAGRESMISALESLRQMVEMPEDPRGEALASLKISSNKGGFLSLFATHPALEERILALKQMR
- a CDS encoding NCS2 family permease; translated protein: MNFFTITRGDLDGFFGLMVDNLIQILVLSALCIGVCGFPLIFVTSVVLPGAAVSLLVGNVFYAWQAWKLGQKTKRTDVTAIPYGINTVSLFAFVFFVMFPTYQATGDYISAWKAGLLVSFISGCIEVIGSFVAAKIRKYTPRAALLSALAGIAITFISMDFLLRTFERPIIAFIPLGVILLQYFGKVRFPFGIPGGLLSVLIGILLSFLSGFWGDPIYKPGAIESGLETLGIYFPKLSLSPLLDTLTYANIKAYFSVILPMGIFNVIGSLQNIESAEASGDSFDTKTSLLVNGLGTLAGTAFGSPFPTTIYIGHPGWKALGAKHSYSMLSGVFMTFVSLFGLMGLIQALIPIEAGMAIVLWIGIVITSQAFQAIPKHHSPAVVVGLLPAFAGWAVLIIQNVFIFLDGKLQSTLQELGVKQTIHFSLSDIPPHLTFLPYALSGVLALSQGFLITSMIWSAMVVFVLEREWNKAAIWATIAAILSMIGWIHAYELQGNAILNRFTELANFDFPIAYLSLTTLFLLVWFLDAKGKAGKLEH
- a CDS encoding ClpXP protease specificity-enhancing factor SspB encodes the protein MSQNLTQEEITTLREFKRDLFNLYWERFGVFYIHVMPHPKLEIGKRGLLNAEKESGIVLVFGDKAVKVLDSKPDYLFAELQFGSAWEPTVIPWDAVFRIYDKFQNSATQLRFLQVEVAPGAEESNAKPKVTKPEITGDGNVIRVDFGGKRNE
- a CDS encoding polysaccharide biosynthesis protein, which produces MKSIPRRYWVFPVDILFMFLSYFLAHLVRFENIRFLESYPDFWVCATIVVVSRSLVFLFSGIYRSLWSYASLHDLLAIIKATVLSSLVSTLALLFYNRFYQLSRMVPILDTLILLGFLCLRSLSWRMLREQIFSSEKSKHGTPIILVGAGKLGSSFLTEIRRNVDLDYQPIGFLDDNLSKKGGYIQGVPILGSTDEIGKVLVQYGVKKVIMTVPQPDGRVVSKLKKECEGAGVDFKILPTFGEYLSAKPNITQLREVQVEDLLGRPTVDLEIESIRSYLEKRVILVTGAGGSIGSEICRQVALFKPSVLVILDAAETPLYEIDYELRKSFADLNIDIRPVVADVKNLSRISAVFEEHRPSVVFHSAAYKHVPMMEINPSEAVLNNVMGTKNVADVCRLIGVDRFVLISTDKAVNPVNVMGASKRAAEIYLQHISQNSRTKFITVRFGNVLGSNGSVIPRFREQIKRGGPVTVTHPDVIRYFMTIPEATQLVLQAGSMGEHGEIFLLDMGEPVKILSLAEEMIRLSGYTPHKDIAIEFSGLRPGEKLYEELLLNQEGIKKTHHPKIRIAAPLENYNLLLFQNKLNRLFSLAKANKNREIFAAFKDIIPEYKIHDEYIEWEKTSHGKRNL